Within Streptomyces albofaciens JCM 4342, the genomic segment CTCCTGGGCGAGCGGCTGCACCGCGCCCCCTGGAACGGCCTGCCGGACGTCGAGGTCCGCACCAGCCCCCTGGTGCGCGCCAAGGAGACCTGCCAGCTGGCCGGCTTCGGCGACCGCGCACAGGACTGGGACGCGCTGATGGAGGTCGACTACGGCGCGTACGAGGGCCTGACGCCCGCCGAGATCAAGGCCGGCCGCCCGGACTGGTTCATCTGGCGCGACGGCGTCCCCGAGGGCGAGACGCTGGCCGAGGTCGCGGCGCGGGCCGACGAGATCGTGGCGTGGGCGCGCTCGGCCGACCGCGACGTGCTGGTCTTCGCGCACGGCCACATCCTGCGCTCCCTGGGCGCCCGCTGGCTCGGCCTGGACGTCTCCTTCGCCGCCCGCATCCGCCTGGAGCCGACGTCCCTGTCGGTGCTGGGCTGGGCCTACGGGGAACCGGCGATCGAGCGCTGGAACGACACCGGCCACCTGGGCTGACCCGGCCGAGCGGTCACCGGCCACCTGGCCGGCCCCGCCGAGCTGCCGGAGCGCGGCGTGCGGCCGGGCGCGACCGCCCCACCGCACGCCCCGCCCTCACGCCGTGTACGCCCCGGCCGCTCCGTCCCCCCGCTGTTCCGGCAGCGCACCGCCCGTCCGCCGCGCCCCCTGCCGGACCGTTTCCCGAGAGGCCGACGACCGGGTGGCCGCGTGCCGGTCCAGGAAGGCGGCCACCTTGTCGGCCGTGCTTCCCGAGGCGCCCCGGTACGGCCGCAGCGCCCGCGCCGTCGCGTCCAGCATCGTCCGGATGCGGGCCGACCGGACGTCCTCCAGGAGTGCCAGCGCCCGCGTCCCGGCCGTCGCGGCCTCCTCGGGCGCCCGGCTGAGCGCCAGGTCGCCCGCCAGCTCCGCGGTGAACAGGGCGATGTTGCGCGTGAAGTGCGCGTGCT encodes:
- a CDS encoding histidine phosphatase family protein translates to MAPRILLARHGQTEWSLSGKHTGRTDIPLLEEGRRGAKLLGERLHRAPWNGLPDVEVRTSPLVRAKETCQLAGFGDRAQDWDALMEVDYGAYEGLTPAEIKAGRPDWFIWRDGVPEGETLAEVAARADEIVAWARSADRDVLVFAHGHILRSLGARWLGLDVSFAARIRLEPTSLSVLGWAYGEPAIERWNDTGHLG